The Acidobacteriota bacterium genomic interval CATTCTGGGTTATTGGTGTTTCGGACTGGCTTTGGACTTTGCCGCCTTGGCTTCTTTACTCATCAATTGCTCGAGTTCAGCTCCAAACTCCCGAACGTCTTTGAAATCGCGGTAAACCGAAGCAAATCGTATGTACGCGACTGTATCCTGCTGTTTCAATCGTTCCATGATCAGCTCTCCTACCTCAGCCGTTGTGCGCTCCCGGTCTGGAGAATCGATCACGTAGGTCTCCGCTTCGTTCACGATTTGCTCTAACTTTCCCATGGAAATCGGTCGTTTCTCACAGGCTTTGAGGAGGCCCGTCAACAGCTTCTGACGGTCAAACTTCTCCCTTCGCCCATCCTTTTTTACGACCATGTACGGGATTTCGTCGATGCGTTCGTAAGTGGTGAAGCGCTTCTCGCACTTCATGCACTCGCGACGGCGGCGGATGGATTCGCCTTCTTTGGTCTCGCGAGAATCCACTACTTTGTCATTGATGAAACCGCAGAAGGGACACTTCATGAGGACTGGGCTGTCGCTTTATTGTAGCAGGCGATTCTCGTGGTCCTAACAGCATGAGTGGAGTGGAGAATCGGGTGATCGGGTGAAGTGAAAGACAGGTGCTCGGCGATCGGCTGTCACCATTTGGCCAATGAACGGTTTTGGAGTAATAACGAAATGGACTGCAGACAGAACGTCGAAAGCCGAGAGCCTCAGGTTTCACTTCACCCGATGACCCGATCACCCGATTTGTCTTCTGAACAGGCGGTCGGCGATCGGCTGTCAGCTTTCGGCCAATGAACGGTTTTGGAATAATAACGAAATGGACTGCAGGCAGAACGTCGAAAGCCGAGAGCCGAGAGCCTCAGGTTTCACTTTACCCGATGACCCGATGATCCGATTTCTTATTTCTCCCTGTTTATCAACAGAATTCACAGGCATCCTTCACCTATCACGTGGTCTATACTCCAAATGCGCGCCACTAAAATTATTCCTTGAGGTTTTGTGCTCATGTCTGCTAGGGCGCTCCCCGAGCTTGAGTCCGCTGTCTCCGTCGACGAGTTTCAGGCGCTGGAAGAGAAGGTTTACAAGACAATCGAGTTGCTGAAGTCGGCACGTGAGGCTCGGGCCATTGCCGAGCGCGATGTGACGCGTCTACGTGAACAACTCGAAGACCGCGAGGAAGAAGTCGAGACTCTGCGTGAACAGATGGTCGGCCTCCGGCGCGATCGTGAAGACGTTCGTGGTCGGGTCGAGAAGATGCTCAAGCAGCTCGATACGATGGGAGCGGAGGCGTCCTGAATATGGGTCAAGCTCAAACGGCACAAAAAGCGAATGACAGCATACGCGTAGAGATTTACGACCAGGGCTACACCCTTCGTGGAACCGATCCGGACCACATCGTCAAACTCGCGGAATATGTAGATCTGAAAATGCGTGCAGTGGCAGAGAAAACTTCAACAGTCGATTCACTTCGAGTCGCTGTGCTCGCCGCTCTCAACATTGCCGACGAGTATCACCTGCTCAAGAAGAAGTACGACAGCATCGCTGACACCTACCTGCGGCGCGCCAATTCGCTTTCTGGAATGCTGGACGAAATTATCGATGATCGGAAGATCGGGTGAATTGACGGTTGAGGCTTTCGGCGTTCGACTCTCGGCGTTGGGCCAACAAGGCTGGTGTGAGTTCCCGCTAAAATCTTTACTGGCTAAAAGCCGGCTGCCGAGCGCCGAAAGCCAGTTGCTTGCCATCCCCTTCAGCTTTGACTAGCATTCGAACTGGAAGCCAGCCTGCAAAGCAGGTACTGGCGGTAACCGTTTATTGAACCAACATTCAATGAACAGGGGGCTCGACTCGAAAAATCGGTTCGGTGTGCGAAGTTCCGCCAGTACGGAAATGCCTAAAGAACCGCGGAGAGTTCCCACCGTCTTAGGACGGGTTCATGAACGGCCCGCCTGGTACGGCCCCGCGGGTTGGCTTTTCATTTAGCTGCTGAGCTCCTAACCTTCTGAGCTGCTAAGCTAGCGGCATAGGAGCTGAGCAGCTTAGCTAATTTTCGTGTATCCCCGCCTCTTCCAAATTGGGCATTTCTTCGTACCCACGTACGGCGTTCTTGTTGCCTCAGGCCTGATCATCGGGCTTCTCGTGACTGTCCACCTTGCACGTAAGCAGGGAATTGATGTGGACACGATGTGGAACATGGGTCTCGTGGCGATCCTTGCCGGTATCGTGGGATCGAAGTTGTTGTATCTGTTCACGACCTGGCAGGAGCATCCGGATCTGCCGTTGAATCTGTTTAGCTTCGATACTTTGCAGTCGGGGGGCGTCTTCTCTGGCGGACTGCTGCTCTCCATTGGCGTTTGCTACTGGTACGCGGTGCGGCACCATCTCCCCAAACTCAAAACCGCCGACTCGTTTGCTCCGGGGATCGCCATTGGACATGCGATCGGGCGCCTTGGCTGCTTTGCAGCCGGGTGCTGTTTTGGGAAGCCAACGAATTTGCCATGGGGAGTGACCTTCACGAATCCTATGGCGAAGTGGGCTGGTACACCGCTCGGCATACGGCTGCATCCCACACAGATTTACGAATTCCTGGTTGAACTGCTCATCTTTCTTTTACTGCTCTGGGTGTTTCGTCATCGCAGCTTCGAAGGCCAGATCTCTGCTTTGTACCTATTCCTTTACGGCGTAGCCCGATATTTTCTCGAATTCCTACGGGCAGATCCTGACCGAGGATCGATGTTTGGCGGGATCATGAGCGCTACGCAGTTCATCGCTTTGCTCCTTGTTATTAGTGGCGGGGTGATGTGGGTGCTCTGCTCGCGTCCGCAGGGTAGCCGCAGATCTCAGCTTGTGACGATCGCGTGATGGAGCCTACCGAATGCAATACATTTTGCTCGATAAACTCTCGGAAGATGCCTCACGGTAGGGGGAGCACGACTTCAAGGCAGGCCGGCGATGGGCCCTTGTTTTCAGTAAGGCCTTAGCTGCTGAGGTTTCCATTTTGGAATCAAAGCTGTTACTCGAGTCGCAGCCGAAAACCCCCAGCGGCTGAAGCGAAGGTAGAGATAGCTTCTTACCGGCACGGCTGAAGCCGATGCCCCTTCCTACACCTGCCGCTCGCTAGGTCACCGCTAAATACATGAAAGCAGCACAGCAAGCATTCCGAGCAACTTCAGAAGACTCAGGACGCCGTCTCGATCAATTTCTCACTTCAGCGCTTATGAACGTCAGCCGCGCGCGCGTGCAGGAACTGATCGAGCAGCAAAAGGTTCAGGTAAATGGCGCGATTGCTAAGCCTTCGCTGAAGTTGCATGGCGACGAACTGATCGAGGTGCTTGGCGAGGCGGAGCGTCCGCCACTGAAAGCTACTCCCGAGGACATCCCGCTGGAGGTGGTTTACGAGGACGAATATCTGGCGGTTATCAACAAACCTGCAGGAATGATTGTTCATGCTGGAGCAGGCGATGAGGAGCGCAATCGTGGAACGCTGGTGAATGCTTTGTTATTTCGCTTTCAAAAGTTGAGTGAACTTGGAGGCGAAGCCAGGCCCGGAATCGTACATCGCTTAGACAAAGAAACCAGTGGCCTGATGGTTGTGGCGAAGACCGAGGAAGCGCATCGCAAGTTGGCGGCGCAATTTTCGTCGCGGCAAGTCAAGAAGAAATATATCGCACTAGTGAGTGGTTGGCCGGCGGAGAAGGGAATGATTTCAGCTGAGATCAGCCGCGACCGCCTGCGTCCAATGCGCATGACCACCCGGCGTGAAGGCGGGAGAGCGGCGGTGTCGCATTTCGTCATCCGGCGCAAACTGGACACGCGTTACGGCAAATTCGCCCTGCTGGATGTGGACATCGAAACCGGACGGACTCATCAGATACGGGTGCACTTATCATCACTTCATCATCCCGTTGTGGGAGACACCCTCTATGGAGCACCAAGAGTGCTGCAGGCGCAAAGGCCAGTGACGCGAAGTAAGCGAGAAAATCGTGGTAGCGACGAGCAACTCTCTCTGACTCGGAATTTTCTTCACTCCGCCCGGCTGGAGTTCGTACATCCGATTACTCACGAGCGTCTTCATTTTGAGCGTCCCCTCCCTGAGGAGCTTCAGAACTTCCTCAAAAAACTGGAGTTGAAGGATTCATATTCATAAGGTGCTGTGGAATCGGAGCAGTGTTGGCAGACGACTTGCTATCGGTAACATGCATCCCTGTTTTCAGGACAGCTATAATAGTGTTTCCGATGAGAGTCTCACGTTTAATTCTAATCGCGCCATTGGCTGCGGCTCTGG includes:
- a CDS encoding transcriptional regulator NrdR, translating into MKCPFCGFINDKVVDSRETKEGESIRRRRECMKCEKRFTTYERIDEIPYMVVKKDGRREKFDRQKLLTGLLKACEKRPISMGKLEQIVNEAETYVIDSPDRERTTAEVGELIMERLKQQDTVAYIRFASVYRDFKDVREFGAELEQLMSKEAKAAKSKASPKHQ
- a CDS encoding cell division protein ZapA; the protein is MGQAQTAQKANDSIRVEIYDQGYTLRGTDPDHIVKLAEYVDLKMRAVAEKTSTVDSLRVAVLAALNIADEYHLLKKKYDSIADTYLRRANSLSGMLDEIIDDRKIG
- the lgt gene encoding prolipoprotein diacylglyceryl transferase: MFVYPRLFQIGHFFVPTYGVLVASGLIIGLLVTVHLARKQGIDVDTMWNMGLVAILAGIVGSKLLYLFTTWQEHPDLPLNLFSFDTLQSGGVFSGGLLLSIGVCYWYAVRHHLPKLKTADSFAPGIAIGHAIGRLGCFAAGCCFGKPTNLPWGVTFTNPMAKWAGTPLGIRLHPTQIYEFLVELLIFLLLLWVFRHRSFEGQISALYLFLYGVARYFLEFLRADPDRGSMFGGIMSATQFIALLLVISGGVMWVLCSRPQGSRRSQLVTIA
- a CDS encoding RluA family pseudouridine synthase; this translates as MKAAQQAFRATSEDSGRRLDQFLTSALMNVSRARVQELIEQQKVQVNGAIAKPSLKLHGDELIEVLGEAERPPLKATPEDIPLEVVYEDEYLAVINKPAGMIVHAGAGDEERNRGTLVNALLFRFQKLSELGGEARPGIVHRLDKETSGLMVVAKTEEAHRKLAAQFSSRQVKKKYIALVSGWPAEKGMISAEISRDRLRPMRMTTRREGGRAAVSHFVIRRKLDTRYGKFALLDVDIETGRTHQIRVHLSSLHHPVVGDTLYGAPRVLQAQRPVTRSKRENRGSDEQLSLTRNFLHSARLEFVHPITHERLHFERPLPEELQNFLKKLELKDSYS